DNA from Toxoplasma gondii ME49 chromosome X, whole genome shotgun sequence:
CCAGTCCACTACCGCTTCAACCGATGACGGTTACAGCAGCAAAAAAGGCGCAAAGCTGGGCAAGGGATGAAACTATCCGACCGAAAGTGATTTCCACTCGGTGGATTTGCTTCCCGACGACAAGGGCAATCGCTCTATGCACGCTACCGCTGAAGCCGAGCACCGCTGCAGCGAAGGGGCAGACACGCATGTGTGTCTTCCTGAAAGTGGCGCGCAGGTTGAATTATTGGACCCTTTGTcaacaggaaacagagaaacgccagTGACTCACAAAGGAACGGCGAATGTAACTCTGAAAGCCAACTGGCAGTAGCTTCTCACGCTTTTCTACGGGCCTCAGACGGCGTTTCTGATTTGACGTACAAGTCTGGAGGTCTTGATGCTGCTCTCACCACTGAAGTCAACTCCGAGATTCGACCAATGCGGCGAACTGTCTCCATCCTCGATGGACACACTGGAGACAGTCGACAGGTCCGGGAGGCTGCAGCCGTCTCAGTGAGGAGACTCAAACGGGGGCATACAAGCACGTTTGCCATTCTGTTCCTGTCCTGCtgtggagaaaaggagagacaaaacacGGCTGGTGGACTGGAGGACAGAGGCAGTGAAAGCAGCCACGGTTTTACGGAGCTGTCAGCTTACGATACAGAGATTCTGCTTTATGAACGCGGTGGAAGATGGACTTCTGGGTGTTCCGCGTCTGATAAGAATGTTATCGTTGCCCCTCCTGCGTCAGTGGCTTTCGGAAACGTTGAAGCAGATAGTCTACGCACAGGCACAAGCCAGGTTGTCCATGATTCTCCTCGCCATCCGGATTcgcctgtcgctgtctcgagGTTGACACTTTTGCCAACTCAAGGCGATTCACATTCTTCGCAGTTGAGAATTCCTGAAACAAACGAGACACCGCAGACCAAGGCGCAGACACAAACTTCCCTAGATGCGCAAGAGCACCAGACGTGTCCACATTGGAGACACAAAGGCAGCATGTTTGCGGGCTACCTTAATTTCTTCGCGTGGTTTTCCCAGCGATGTGGGTTCAAATCGGGGCCTCGCGGGACCGAATTTGTTCACGGGCCTCCTCGACTCCACAAGCGGCGCCAACCACGTTCGTTTGTTGCACAAGACTGTGACAACAGCGAACCGTTTGCTGCAGTATTTTTCGGCAGGGCGCTTTGTACCAGCTTGGGGAACGCTTCTAGTCTCGACACAGAATTCCCACAAGCAAGCCGCCGTCCCACGAAGACACAGCCGCACCACAAGAAGGCACTATCGCACCACATGGACACACATCCGGAGTCGCAATGTTACGTCGATCCCTCTGACGggccagagaaaaaaaaagtctGTCGACATAGGCAAAGCCCGCGGTGCGAATGTCAGAGTGGATATGGCTATGGAAAAGCATTTATTTTAAGCATCTGTCGATCTTGATTTTCGTCGCTGGTGGGCGCGACCTacgggagaaagaacaagTTTTCGTAACGGCGGCGGTAGGGATGGCGATCAGACGGCAAACAAGGAAAACCCGCCTTCCAAGTTTCTTGAGAGGGACTGTCATGAATAAGCAAATTGAAGCGATTCAAAGCGACTCCCACTGTGCCTCGGGTTCGCTTGATGGCGAGATGTGTAGCAGCGATGGTGGCGACCGGCAACAAGTCGAAGGGAAGATGGAGCGCGAGGGCGAAAAAATCAGTGTCCATTTCGGCGAGACATTGGGCAGATATCGGAAGGACGCTTGTTGCTATGTAGATGCGGCTACGAGCAAAAGCTACGCCTACGAAGATAATAACGAGAAACGGACTGTCCTCCACTATGTTTGGATGAAATAGCAGGCAGAACGCTGAAGGCAAAAAAGTGTTGTCTCTGGACGAATTGGTCTGAAATTAAGATGTCCAGTTCTCTTAATAATGCGGATGAATCTTTTCTTAGCTAGCAGAGGAACAAATCTAAACATCAcgccagaggaagaaacaactGGTGAtaaaaaggaagacgaacacGGTCGTCTCCGCAACGCGCACTCCCTACCCTTGACTTTGCTGATGTTCTCTGCATAATGCACAAACGGATTACGAGGAGGGGAATAGTTGCCGTTCGTGAGCAACCGTATCACAACAGGAAGGAACGTCTGCTGCCATATTCTCTTTGTTTCAGGCCGAGGCGGCAAATCAACAGCCTCGGGATCCGGAGGCTATCGCAAGTAGCTGGTGCTCGTCTAGGAGTGAATGTGAAGAATGGAGAAgcatgaagaagagactcgagGATTGAACAGGCAGGAGGCTAGCGGATACGCTTTAAGGTGAAAGCGAGTAAAAGGAGGGGGAAGCCCGTGGTGtcaaaaaaacgagaagcagcaCGTCGAAGCGGTTCTCGGCGTCACAGTCGTCAAGTGCTTCACAAAGAGCTAGTTTTCGGCGAAAACGTTGGTTTGCTGAATTCACATTTCTGTTCCAGAAACATGCAGATCACGAGCCTGGCGTCTCGGGCCTTAGCCTGAACACAGACCCTGCACGGGGAATCTTTTCCAGTGCCTCGCAGCCTTCCTGCTTCCGAGTGCAACGCTCCATTCTTTTAACTTGGATCACGCTACGTTCTCTTTGGCGCAATGCCGTTAAGCACGGCTTCCCTCATCTTCAGCGCGGTGATTCTATCAGTTGAGTAAAACTAAAAAACAATTATAGCACACAGCGAGCGCGCGGCACACCAGCACCcctgtgcttctctctgtcctctctgtcaGGGGGtccccttttttctcctttcaaTGGCGTCACTACTGCTTTTGGAAAAAGCAAATTCGCGTGTCTCCTGCAGGAGGTTCACTTCGAGAGGGATACACGAACAGAAGGAGATCCCTGCGTCTCATGTGATTTTAACCATTCCTTTTTCACTGGTGTATCATTTATTCGTTCCTCCACTTCCCCTTTCCTCTTGGAAAAAACTCTACTAGAAAATGGCATTTCCGGAGACCCCGAACTTGCGCATATCGAGTGACCCTCATGGCTTTCGGAGTGTTTCAACAGGGAAGCTGAGGAGACACCACTTCCTTCACAACGCATAAAAGGTACATctcgagagacacagcggTATCCTACTATCACTCGTATTCAACACTGAAGAATACGACTGTACACACGCTAGTCCGCGAACCTCACCTTTCTGCTCACCAGAGACCCCTTCGTCTGTCCAGAGAACTCAGAGCAGCATTCGCATATATCCACATGCATAAGTATATgtgttatatatatacatatatatatatatatatatatatatatacatttcATACTTATGAATCATATTTTTGTGTCAGGGTTTTCCTCGGCTACCAGGGATTTGTGTGTATTCAAGTGTAACCGTACAAAGTCGTCTCTCTAacagcgtctccttcgtttaGAAATTGCTTCCAGCGAGTGTGCGTGTCTGTTGGGCAAGCCCGAAAGAAGACGAT
Protein-coding regions in this window:
- a CDS encoding hypothetical protein (encoded by transcript TGME49_228065), whose protein sequence is MDTDFFALALHLPFDLLPVATIAATHLAIKRTRGTVGVALNRFNLLIHDSPSQETWKAGFPCLPSDRHPYRRRYENLFFLPNSQLRRM